The Solidesulfovibrio fructosivorans JJ] genome contains a region encoding:
- the rplT gene encoding 50S ribosomal protein L20, translating into MRVKRGQAAHKRHKKYLKMAKGFVGARGVLYETAREVAERSLAYAYRDRKQRKRQMRKLWIIRINAAARENGLSYSVFMRGLTLAGVELDRKVLADMAVREKDSFQKLAELAKAKVN; encoded by the coding sequence ATGCGCGTCAAACGTGGACAAGCCGCCCATAAGCGGCACAAGAAATATTTGAAGATGGCCAAGGGCTTTGTCGGAGCCCGCGGAGTCCTCTACGAAACCGCCCGCGAGGTTGCCGAACGGTCGCTGGCCTATGCCTACCGTGACCGCAAGCAGCGCAAGCGCCAGATGCGCAAGCTCTGGATCATCCGCATCAATGCCGCCGCCCGCGAGAACGGCCTGTCCTACAGCGTTTTTATGCGTGGGCTGACCCTTGCCGGTGTGGAGCTGGACCGCAAGGTCCTGGCCGATATGGCCGTGCGCGAAAAGGACAGCTTCCAGAAGCTGGCGGAGCTGGCCAAAGCCAAGGTGAATTAA
- the rpmI gene encoding 50S ribosomal protein L35 encodes MPKMKTNRSAAKRFTKTGSGKFARRRQNLRHILTKKNAKRTRRLGQGTLVDKANEKAVRRLLPYA; translated from the coding sequence ATGCCCAAGATGAAGACCAACCGCAGCGCGGCCAAGCGGTTCACCAAGACCGGTTCCGGCAAGTTCGCCCGTCGCCGTCAGAACCTGCGCCATATCCTGACCAAGAAAAACGCCAAGCGCACCCGCCGCCTGGGCCAGGGCACCCTGGTCGACAAGGCCAACGAGAAGGCCGTGCGCCGGCTTTTGCCCTACGCCTAG
- the infC gene encoding translation initiation factor IF-3 yields the protein MTSAPSSDPRCNHRIRAREVRVIADDGAQVGIIPTSEALRMAQEKGLDLVEVAPNADPPVCRIMDFGRFKYQQQKKLQEARKKASTVQLKEIKVRPKTDEHDYQTKLKHIRRFLEEGDRCKVTVFFRGREIVHKDRGVLILSRVVADLGDLAKVEQEPRTEGRMMTMLLAPQIKKTPAPV from the coding sequence ATAACTTCCGCTCCCAGTAGTGATCCCCGGTGTAACCACCGGATTCGTGCCCGTGAAGTGCGGGTGATCGCCGACGACGGCGCCCAGGTGGGCATCATCCCCACCAGCGAGGCGCTGCGTATGGCGCAGGAAAAGGGACTCGACCTGGTCGAGGTCGCGCCCAACGCCGATCCGCCCGTGTGCCGGATCATGGACTTCGGCCGTTTCAAGTACCAGCAGCAGAAAAAGCTGCAGGAGGCGCGCAAGAAGGCTTCCACGGTACAGCTGAAGGAGATCAAGGTCCGGCCCAAGACCGACGAGCACGATTACCAGACCAAGCTCAAGCACATTCGCCGCTTCCTGGAAGAAGGGGACCGTTGCAAGGTCACGGTGTTCTTCCGCGGACGCGAGATCGTGCACAAGGACCGGGGCGTACTTATTTTGTCCCGCGTCGTGGCTGATCTGGGGGACCTGGCCAAGGTGGAGCAGGAGCCGCGCACCGAAGGCCGCATGATGACCATGCTGCTTGCCCCGCAAATCAAGAAAACGCCCGCGCCCGTGTAA
- the thrS gene encoding threonine--tRNA ligase gives MLVTIEDSSLEAAAGEPCGQVLSRGISGKRMKNAVACLVDGKPLDLTAPLPEGGRDLAPVAADSPEGLAIIRHSTAHIMAEAVKKLFPAAQVTIGPSIENGFYYDFAFERPFTPEDLEAIEAEMQKSIAANAPFSCTFVPKADAKALFASQGEVYKLEIMDENIVGDTVSLYRHGTFTDLCRGPHVPTTGAVKAFKLLSVAGAYWRGDEKRPMLQRIYGTAFASDADLKKYLRHLEEAKKRDHRKLGTQLDLFSFSEEVGAGMPIWHPKGELIRTILEDFERREHLRRGYQLVRGPLILRRELWERSGHYDNYRENMYFTEIDGQAYGIKPMNCLSHMLIYKSRVRSYRDLPQRYFELGVVHRHEKSGVLHGLMRVRQFTQDDAHILCRPDQLLDEITGVIKFVQDVVALFGFDYEVDLSTRPEKSIGSDEDWDRATKALIDAMESLGLPYDINEGDGAFYGPKIDIKLKDALERRWQCATVQCDFTLPERFDLVYTDADGERKRPVMLHRVILGAVERFLGVLIEHTAGALPTWLSPEQARILIVTDAQKEFAEEAKAKLAEAGIRVELDERNEKLGFKVREAQMEKVPYMLVAGDKEKELGGLNVRLRSGENLGVKSLDEIVLMITADCLEPFKRGGMRYNFRSQ, from the coding sequence GTGCTGGTCACTATAGAGGATTCATCCCTGGAGGCGGCTGCCGGCGAACCCTGCGGCCAGGTTTTGTCCCGGGGCATCTCCGGCAAGCGCATGAAAAATGCCGTGGCCTGTCTGGTCGACGGCAAGCCCCTTGATTTGACCGCGCCTCTTCCGGAAGGGGGTCGGGATCTCGCGCCGGTCGCGGCCGATTCCCCGGAAGGGCTGGCCATCATACGGCACTCGACCGCCCACATCATGGCCGAGGCCGTCAAGAAGCTTTTTCCCGCCGCCCAGGTCACCATCGGGCCGTCCATCGAGAACGGCTTCTACTACGATTTCGCTTTCGAGCGCCCCTTTACGCCTGAAGATCTCGAGGCCATCGAGGCGGAAATGCAAAAGAGCATTGCCGCCAACGCGCCTTTCTCCTGCACCTTCGTGCCCAAGGCCGACGCCAAGGCGCTTTTCGCCTCCCAAGGCGAGGTCTACAAGCTCGAGATCATGGACGAGAACATCGTGGGCGACACGGTTTCCCTGTATCGCCACGGCACGTTCACCGACCTGTGCCGCGGCCCCCATGTGCCGACCACGGGCGCGGTCAAGGCGTTCAAGCTGCTCTCCGTGGCCGGGGCCTACTGGCGCGGCGACGAAAAGCGCCCCATGCTGCAGCGCATTTACGGCACCGCCTTCGCCTCGGACGCGGACCTCAAGAAGTATCTGCGCCATCTCGAGGAAGCCAAAAAGCGCGATCACCGCAAGCTCGGCACCCAACTCGATCTGTTCAGCTTTTCCGAAGAGGTCGGCGCCGGCATGCCCATCTGGCATCCCAAAGGCGAGCTGATTCGCACGATTCTCGAGGATTTCGAGCGCCGGGAGCACTTGCGGCGCGGCTACCAGCTCGTGCGCGGCCCGCTTATCCTGCGCCGCGAACTCTGGGAGCGCTCCGGGCATTACGACAATTATCGCGAGAACATGTATTTTACCGAGATCGACGGGCAGGCCTACGGCATCAAGCCCATGAACTGCCTGTCGCACATGCTCATCTACAAGTCGCGCGTGCGCAGCTACCGCGATCTGCCCCAGCGCTACTTCGAACTCGGCGTGGTGCATCGCCACGAAAAGTCGGGCGTGCTGCACGGACTTATGCGCGTGCGCCAGTTCACCCAGGACGATGCCCATATCCTGTGCCGCCCCGATCAGCTTCTTGACGAGATCACGGGCGTGATCAAATTCGTCCAGGATGTGGTGGCGCTTTTCGGCTTTGACTACGAAGTGGATCTGTCCACCCGTCCGGAGAAGTCCATCGGCTCGGACGAGGATTGGGATCGCGCCACCAAGGCGCTCATCGACGCCATGGAGTCGCTCGGGCTTCCCTACGACATCAACGAGGGTGACGGCGCTTTTTACGGGCCGAAGATTGACATCAAGCTCAAGGATGCCTTAGAGCGCCGTTGGCAATGCGCCACGGTGCAGTGCGACTTTACCTTGCCGGAACGTTTCGACCTCGTTTATACGGATGCGGATGGGGAGCGCAAACGGCCCGTCATGCTGCACCGGGTGATCCTCGGCGCGGTGGAGCGGTTTTTGGGCGTGCTCATCGAGCATACGGCCGGGGCCCTGCCCACATGGCTGTCGCCGGAGCAGGCGCGCATCCTCATCGTTACCGACGCCCAGAAGGAATTTGCCGAAGAGGCTAAGGCCAAGCTGGCCGAGGCCGGTATTCGGGTCGAGCTGGACGAGCGCAACGAAAAGCTGGGTTTCAAGGTTCGCGAGGCCCAGATGGAGAAGGTCCCCTATATGCTTGTGGCGGGGGACAAGGAAAAGGAACTCGGCGGCCTGAACGTGCGGCTGCGGTCCGGGGAGAATCTTGGCGTCAAGTCCCTGGACGAGATTGTGCTCATGATCACGGCCGATTGCCTGGAACCGTTTAAGCGTGGAGGTATGCGCTATAACTTCCGCTCCCAGTAG